One region of Culex pipiens pallens isolate TS chromosome 2, TS_CPP_V2, whole genome shotgun sequence genomic DNA includes:
- the LOC120428547 gene encoding zinc carboxypeptidase A 1-like — MGSSVLIVVIGALLCVGSVVGSSDGEEARYDNYRIYELTTSTEDQLRTLGELSLSSDSLMFLEMGRKVGDKSSVVVAPHKLADFADTLANAGISARVLNMNLQSTIDEERQRMMGRSRGEFGWTEYHTLEEIHEWLDKVATQYEQVELIEGGHSYENRSIKGVKVSYKSGNPGVFVEGGIHAREWISPATVTYILNELLTSQDPAVRNIAENYDWYVFPNANPDGYVYTHKRDRLWRKTRTPYSGGCFGADPNRNWDFHWAEQGTSSRCSTDTYGGPSAFSEVETKTLSSYIASLKGKIQAYIGFHSYSQLLLYPYGHTGEHTPNHNDLTEIAKATVTSLAKRYGTKYTYGNVYDAIYPASGSSVDWAYGTQDVRIAYTYELRPKSGSWNGFVLPPRQIIPTGEETLDSLVTLLEESSKRGYYDG; from the coding sequence ATGGGTTCCAGTGTTCTAATTGTGGTGATAGGGGCGTTGTTGTGCGTTGGATCGGTGGTTGGTAGTAGTGATGGGGAGGAAGCTCGCTACGACAACTACCGGATTTACGAGCTGACGACCAGCACGGAGGACCAGCTGCGAACGCTGGGCGAGCTGAGTTTGTCCAGCGATAGTTTGATGTTCCTGGAAATGGGTCGTAAAGTGGGCGATAAATCGAGCGTGGTTGTGGCGCCGCATAAGTTGGCGGATTTCGCGGATACTTTGGCCAACGCGGGAATCAGTGCACGGGTGCTGAACATGAACCTGCAGAGCACGATCGATGAGGAGCGACAGCGGATGATGGGACGATCTCGGGGAGAGTTTGGATGGACGGAGTACCATACGCTGGAGGAAATCCATGAATGGTTGGACAAGGTGGCTACGCAGTACGAGCAGGTTGAGCTGATCGAGGGAGGACACTCGTACGAGAACCGCTCGATCAAGGGTGTCAAAGTGTCGTACAAGTCTGGGAATCCGGGAGTGTTTGTTGAAGGTGGGATTCACGCTCGCGAGTGGATCTCTCCGGCTACCGTCACCTACATCCTGAACGAGCTGCTGACCAGTCAAGATCCTGCTGTACGAAACATCGCCGAGAACTACGACTGGTACGTTTTTCCGAACGCCAACCCAGATGGCTACGTCTATACTCACAAGAGGGATCGTCTATGGCGCAAGACACGAACCCCGTACTCCGGTGGATGCTTCGGAGCTGATCCAAACCGCAACTGGGACTTCCACTGGGCTGAGCAGGGAACTTCAAGTCGATGCTCAACCGATACGTACGGTGGACCCAGTGCGTTCTCGGAAGTCGAGACCAAGACCTTGTCCAGCTACATCGCTTCGCTCAAGGGAAAAATCCAAGCCTACATCGGATTCCACTCGTACTCCCAGCTTCTGCTGTATCCGTACGGACACACTGGAGAGCACACGCCGAACCACAACGACTTGACCGAGATCGCTAAGGCTACCGTAACCTCGTTGGCCAAGCGATATGGGACCAAATACACGTACGGAAACGTCTACGATGCCATCTACCCTGCAAGTGGATCCAGCGTGGACTGGGCGTATGGGACGCAGGACGTCCGGATTGCCTACACATACGAACTCCGTCCAAAGTCGGGATCTTGGAATGGATTTGTGCTGCCACCGCGGCAGATCATTCCAACCGGAGAGGAAACTCTGGACTCGCTGGTGACATTGCTGGAGGAATCATCGAAGAGGGGGTATTATGATGGTTAG
- the LOC120428493 gene encoding zinc carboxypeptidase A 1-like: protein MASQLAFGLLLASLLCFTAIEAAGEVARYDNYRVYRVTTGSVDQLKVLNELRDSSDSYIFLESGRKVGDHSDIVVAPHKLADFAEVLKSEGISFRVLQKNLQRSIDMEKSRMRSRRSGGSFGWDEFYGLEDIYDWLDKVATQHEQVELIEGGHSYENRSIKGVKVSYKSGNPGVFLEGGIHAREWISPATVTYILNELLTSQDPAVRNIAENYDWYVFPNANPDGYVYTHEKDRMWRKTRTPYSGGCFGADPNRNWGFHWAEQGTSNRCSSETYGGPSAFSEVETKTLSSYIASLKGKIQAYIGFHSYSQLLLYPYGHTGEHTPNHDDLTEIAEATITSLAKRYGTHYTYGNVYDAIYPASGSSVDWAYGTQDVKIAYTYELRPSDDSWDGFVLPPSQIIPTGEETLDSLVTLLEETAKRGYFQN from the coding sequence ATGGCATCCCAACTAGCTTTCGGTCTTCTGCTAGCATCACTACTCTGCTTCACAGCCATCGAAGCTGCCGGAGAGGTCGCTCGATACGACAACTATCGGGTATACCGAGTGACAACCGGATCGGTGGACCAGCTTAAGGTTTTGAACGAGCTCAGGGATTCCAGCGATAGCTACATCTTCCTGGAGAGTGGCCGCAAAGTGGGTGACCATTCGGACATTGTGGTGGCCCCTCACAAGCTTGCAGACTTTGCTGAAGTGTTGAAGAGTGAAGGGATCAGCTTTCGGGTGCTCCAGAAGAACTTGCAGCGATCGATCGATATGGAAAAGAGTCGCATGAGATCGAGAAGGAGCGGTGGATCTTTCGGTTGGGACGAGTTCTATGGACTGGAGGATATCTACGACTGGTTGGATAAGGTGGCTACACAGCACGAGCAGGTTGAGCTGATCGAGGGAGGACACTCGTATGAGAACCGCTCGATCAAGGGTGTTAAAGTGTCGTACAAATCTGGGAATCCGGGAGTGTTCCTCGAGGGAGGAATCCATGCACGTGAGTGGATCTCTCCAGCGACGGTGACCTACATCCTGAACGAGCTGCTGACCAGTCAAGATCCTGCTGTACGAAACATCGCCGAGAACTACGACTGGTATGTTTTTCCGAATGCCAATCCTGATGGCTACGTCTACACTCATGAGAAGGATCGTATGTGGCGTAAGACGCGTACGCCTTACTCCGGAGGATGCTTCGGTGCTGATCCGAACCGTAACTGGGGCTTCCACTGGGCTGAACAGGGAACATCAAACCGTTGTTCGTCAGAGACCTATGGTGGACCGAGCGCGTTCTCGGAAGTCGAGACCAAGACCCTGTCCAGCTACATCGCTTCGCTCAAGGGAAAAATCCAGGCCTACATCGGATTCCACTCGTACTCCCAGCTTTTGCTGTACCCGTACGGACACACTGGAGAGCACACGCCAAACCACGATGACCTGACCGAGATCGCTGAAGCTACCATAACCTCGTTGGCCAAGCGATATGGAACCCACTACACGTACGGAAACGTCTACGATGCCATCTACCCTGCAAGTGGGTCCAGCGTGGACTGGGCATACGGAACGCAGGACGTCAAAATCGCATACACCTACGAACTTCGACCCAGCGATGACAGTTGGGATGGATTCGTGCTGCCACCGAGCCAGATCATTCCAACCGGAGAGGAAACGCTGGACTCGTTGGTGACACTGCTGGAGGAAACGGCCAAGCGGGGGTACTTCCAGAACTAG
- the LOC120428198 gene encoding zinc carboxypeptidase A 1-like, whose amino-acid sequence MGLWKAVICLVVLAIDSRSVFSEEARYDNYRVYQVTAKTNQHLATLDQLKFSSDSYIYLESGHKVGDKFNIVVAPHKLSDFVETLETEGMCGRLLSTNLQELIDEEKNRIKSKRNNEVFDWNEFHDLDAIHGWLDKLATEYKQVEVIEAGRSYENRTLKGVKVSYKSGNPGIFIEGGIHAREWISPATVTYILNQLLVSEDSSVRKIAENYDWYIFPSVNPDGYAYSHRRDRLWRKTRTPYSGGCYGADPNRNWDFYWAEKGASHRCTSESFAGPYPFSESETKGLSEYLDSLKGKIQAYIAFHSYSQILLFPYGHTTEHTPNHNDLSAIAKATVTSLAKRYGTKYRYGNVYDAIYPASGGSGEWAYGVQNIKIVYTYELRPAGGWVGFVLPPEQIVPTGEETLDSLVTLVEETEQRGYFKM is encoded by the coding sequence ATGGGTCTTTGGAAGGCGGTGATCTGCCTGGTGGTTCTGGCCATCGACAGCAGAAGTGTGTTCAGTGAAGAAGCTCGCTATGACAACTATCGGGTTTATCAGGTGACCGCGAAGACGAACCAACATCTGGCCACGCTGGATCAGCTGAAGTTCTCGAGTGATAGTTACATTTATTTGGAGAGTGGCCACAAGGTGGGCGATAAGTTCAACATCGTGGTGGCTCCGCACAAGTTGTCCGACTTTGTTGAGACGCTGGAAACGGAAGGAATGTGCGGTCGGCTGCTGTCCACGAACCTGCAGGAGTTGATTGACGAAGAGAAGAACCGGATCAAGTCGAAGCGAAACAATGAAGTGTTTGATTGGAATGAGTTCCACGATCTGGACGCGATCCATGGGTGGCTGGACAAATTGGCCACGGAGTACAAACAAGTGGAAGTGATCGAAGCTGGACGATCTTACGAGAATCGTACGCTGAAGGGTGTCAAAGTGTCGTACAAGTCTGGCAATCCCGGCATCTTCATCGAGGGAGGCATTCACGCTCGCGAGTGGATCTCCCCGGCCACGGTGACCTACATCTTGAACCAGCTGCTCGTCAGCGAAGATTCGAGTGTTCGCAAAATCGCCGAAAATTACGACTGGTACATCTTCCCAAGTGTCAACCCCGATGGATACGCTTACAGTCACCGGAGAGATCGTCTCTGGCGCAAGACACGAACCCCGTACTCAGGAGGATGCTACGGAGCCGATCCCAACCGCAACTGGGACTTTTACTGGGCCGAAAAGGGAGCCAGCCATCGGTGCACATCGGAATCCTTCGCCGGACCGTACCCATTCTCCGAAAGTGAAACCAAAGGCCTGTCCGAGTACCTTGATTCCCTAAAAGGCAAAATCCAAGCCTACATCGCGTTCCACTCGTACTCCCAGATTCTACTCTTCCCGTACGGACACACCACCGAGCACACGCCCAACCACAATGACCTGAGTGCGATCGCAAAGGCAACGGTCACCTCGCTGGCCAAGCGTTACGGCACCAAGTACCGGTACGGAAATGTCTACGACGCAATCTATCCGGCCAGCGGAGGAAGTGGGGAGTGGGCGTACGGAGTGCAGAACATCAAGATCGTGTACACGTACGAGCTGCGACCGGCCGGAGGTTGGGTCGGATTTGTGCTGCCCCCGGAGCAGATTGTCCCGACCGGGGAGGAAACGCTGGACTCGTTGGTGACGCTGGTGGAGGAGACCGAACAGAGGGGGTACTTTAAGATGTGA